From the genome of Setaria viridis chromosome 1, Setaria_viridis_v4.0, whole genome shotgun sequence:
CTAATTAACGACAATTACAGCCTTATCCGCGCAAGACAAATTTTGTCAAACTGGCAGATGCTGAAAGGTCATGGTAATAGATTAAAAGACCCTTATACCTCCCGGAACTAGTTAGGTAACGGCTCAGGGGCTGCGTATACTGTGCCCATTggataaaattttctttttcttcaatgatcaagatgaagatggaactgtaacaactctacctaaattaagtacaTTAATTCTAAACCAGTGTCAAATCAAATCCCTaagtaagaagtgaaatgacctttataaacctaagaagctctcttttggagtttgttttaaaaccttgaaattctatatgcaaacttaagtttctgcccaaataagagttttaaaacttttaaattccaacaacttttgttaaaggcaccttgtctaattcggagtggaaagGAGTCAAAAATAGCAACCCAAGCCGGCCTTCCTACAGGACCCTAAAAATCTctttaagtcctggaattcaagttctcctccatctttgcaagctttcatctcccgttttcctatctaaactcgagtcagagccttaatagaagttgtagtacctcaagagtgttccaactttattacactgacccagatccaaatcggatctgaacttgttcaaaatcccggtcaaagtgaggtaaaccagtcaactcaccctgGTGCCTTGAAAATCttaagtctggaatcccagatttttagctaactttggccggaaatatcttCGAAttctttcacaatctaaaccgacaccttaaacaaagtttggagaactaccagagttgaacaagtttgtttaagggagtttcgggtgttgtgttgaaagattcggagaaggatcgctccaaagctggtctggcttgCAGCCCGAtaggagcctcgacgcccgcgcgcccgagcatgttcgctcgcgcgccgcacgccgcgtggccgccggccaccagcagctcgccgtcgccctatccccagcgcgacagcgacaggacgagagccacggcgcccaacccgcgcccgcgacaggacggagcgagcgcagggctagccaatcgcccgccgagcgcaagtcgccttccgcctgccacggctctgctccgccaatcctgttccgcccgttcgccgaggaagctgagatgcccccgatgtcccgcgcctccgcccgctcgcccaacccccacggtagcctttccgcctcgcccgccagacagaccggaagccccagacgcgcgccgcccaaggccaatcgccgccatAGACCACCCGGACCTCCGCCTCTTCttcccaatggcgtcgtcggccaatggccgcctcgctcgagcactcgccactcccggccttattctttccccaccggagccccgcctcgaccctccgcgccaccccgtccctataaaagggaaccccctcaccagcaataccaccccttgccaccgctcgcacctgcgccgccgctttctcctctgcgccctgctttctcctctgagccactgCTTCCtttccgcgccgccgctgagcttccgtggagctcaccccttgcgccacccccacactccggcgacttcgccgccacccgcaagccgcttcttccaacaccagccgcccgctcctccgcgcggtattagagcttgcttgtgtccaccagaagcaccgccgccgccggaccaccgtcgaagtctcgccgctgcccaagccttcaTGCGTACAACCTTCCCGCTCCAGCCTGCTCttgctcggccccaaggcttcgccggtagacctggaggtaagctacttaacctccctgtctttccgtctcgcccgacccctctccgttcggttcgcccgacccctctccgttcggttcgcccgacccctgtccttttcgtttcgcccgacccctgtctttccgtctcgcccgacccctatccttttcgtttcgcccgacccctgtcttttcATCTCGCCTGACCCCGCCAAgattcgccgaccctttctccgcctcgcccgggggctcggttgtaattatttttccttgacccgagggtatcggtgaaatgttttcggggACTCCTCTGTGTTGAGTTTGAGGACCTTGgtaaggttttccttaaacctgagggtcagaccctaagttttccccaatccgacccttccatcttgctctccacctacagaagttgaactcagccacctttcctgtagctttgctacaagtgtccgtgttaaaacatgagtgtgttgaaataaccttCTAAaaagtttaacccctgcattgcatttccgtgtagagttgaatctcgccgacgagACGTgcgagcttcatccagccccGGAAGaggaccccgccgaggaacagctgcaccccttcgaaggagagcccgaaccagagcaagaccccgaggacccccaagctttttctgaaggcaagccccggtgcatgaactccctgttttatttcatgccacttattgattacttgattgcgcatttacgtttcgaggagttgtaatggaaccttagatgcataacttagtaccttgtgttttgaatactagttgctaagtccgagtagttgcattgcttaataggtttcggtaaaagtcgagtgatctcctatcactcgcgagttataggagttgaatgtttcagatttgtcgcaactctaaggacgacggacggggtcaggcttgtgtcgatgcttggtggattgccccgtctgtctaaatgaaaatgaactaaggtcgaaacgtgtcggcgttcgtgatcaagtgattgaaagtactaatctcatacctagtatgggatggggaagcctagtacctgattgaactggggcgtggcataccttccggctgtccttggaacgtcgttcccatggtgcatcatgtgggtgcaagtgcggtcacagtgcagcaataggctgggactgtggagcattgcatgccaaaggaagttggccctgacacgtgcctaagggatcgatggggatggctgacaaatgaagcgacccttcgtggtgcgcggatgtcgtgagattaggtttgccatgcatggttaataaattcgaatcgattcgtctgcctctcacagattgggactacttgatcgctattctgcactgagtaaagaaggaacatgatgatgattttaatcttgatgtttgtcaagtaaattgcttggaaaccatgtttgtttagtataagttgctaatttagaatggataaagaacatagaacatgagctaaaaggttgaaagtaaggactaactttagatgcttttggcaagaaaaaaaccccagagccagaaagccttgcatgtttaagtCTCCGTCATGTCCTttcgacgggtcagtcttgctgagtactagttgctcagccttgttgtggctaatctttttcaggtaatgtcagtagcttgggtgttggtaccacttggccgacccagcttcctccaggctggaccgtcgagtgggatccttcctcggatggcgaaggaaggagtttttgatgtcatgatcggctctgTCATGATGTCTTGTATCAACGTttaagcttccgctagttttaaattgacctcgaaccatgcaaaaatttcggtttgaatttccaaaaactctgatgtaataaattgttgaactatgttgtcatgatggaatgttgtaatctctgtgctactcaccttcgtgtgagcgatgcttctcgatcctgtttacgtggtttatcggaggaaatccgacggtcgaccaagttgacttgcttaaagtgcataatcgcatgtcaggcaacttcaatgcattttagttaggttaatttgggcggttctgccacaacaACAAATGTAGATtaaccctcagcctaattcttcgattcaacctaaggctcgggggttactccatatggagtataACGGTTTGAAGACAGACTTCTCAGAAACAACGTTAGATGAGGCTAGAGTACCTTTCAGTTGCATGACAGCACTCAAGTACTCAAAGACTTGGCCACGaccaaagtactcaaagagcaccagaAACTAAGTCGAGCAACGTCTGCAAAAGTACCCGAGGCTGTtacatttgactacaaagtacttgggggATAGTCGGGCGtacatccatgggcccaccagaaagtttgtACGGATCCATGTGAGGAGAAGTACACCGAGACATATcatgacatggagactacgttACGGGGTGGCGTGGTCTACATGAACTACCAGGAGACTAGTcatagacaaggaaactactcttccgagttagagtagaactctatagtcgtatccgactagtactcttgtaaaacaactaccctataaccctgctcccctgatatataagggcgggcagggaccccctctagaCAAGTTGAATCCAATATGAGCAAAACAACACATACGACGTAGGGTATtgcgcgatctagcggcccgaacctatctaaatcgcgtgcctacgtacactaTGGAGCtcctgatttcggcgacacccaccaaccaaaactctacctcatgtactcccttggtaggttgccgggtttaaacaccgacaccgaCCACCGACATCTCTCAAGCAACCTTTTGAAAAAAACCTCTACCTTTCATGAATTTAGAACGATGTTCTGCCAGTTTGtaaaatacaaataaaaatgtataaaaatgtGGATTAACTTTTGTTGGCTTCGTTAGGACATGAGGTAtccaataaaaatattaaatcttGGTAAAATCCATTTAAATCATCTTAATACTTGTATTTTTGTGCTCTTATAAATGTTTTACGTCCACAAATAATGGTTACACTTTGGTATGAATTTGTTTCTTTGACATATTACTTCTGCATTAATAAATAGTTACTATTGGATATAAATCTTGGCAAGATCATGGATAATACTTTGCCAATATCTTAATCATGTTAGATCCTGTTTACTACTATAGTGACTGCACAACTTCATTTATGAATTTTTAATTATTCATGGCTCCGTCgtaaaaaattacaaaatttgATCTTTGATGCAGACAAAATTTTAGAATTCGAAGCGCTTTTGCTTATATCTAAGGCAACACCATTAAATAATACAACAAAAGGATTCACAACGTatttaaaaaagaaacaaacaaaacaCAACATTTCAATACCAGATACTTTTCAAATCCGTTGTCTGATATTGCATAAATATTGTACGCTTTATtaaactataaaaatatatattccaAACCAAATAGATGGAGGGCTATTTCTGCACGGCAACACCGTCCACTGTTCTAGTTAGTATATAAAGTCTACCTCAATCAGCGATAAGAAATATCAAACGTGATTAACTGGTTGTCTACGCACTAAGCACCCCTGCCCGCTCTCCTTTTTCCATGTATAAGTGTGCCCCACCACGAACCTTAAACCTTCTCTTCCGGTGCTTTCTTCCTCAAccattctttctctttctccattCTTCTTCGATGGGCAGCACACATGTGGTCTCGGCAAGCACCGAATACAGCACCGCGCAGTGGCGCACCGACGGCCGCGGCAAACGGCCCGTGAAGGTCAAGCAGGAGAGCAGAGGGCACTTCTCTCAACTCCATAACTTCGGCACCATCGGTCACGGTGAGCATGCAGGCCTCAACACGCGTGTCGACTGCGTCAACGAGCTCCTCCGCATGCTGCTCGACGGGACGTTGCAGCGAAACAGTGAGAGTCATGCCTATGGACGGCACCATCGATGAATTGAAGTGCTAGCCTACCAGTGAGTTCAAGCTCGGCCTCTGGAGCTAAAGCGCTTCACACCCGGCGAGCGCTTCGACGAGTCTCTGGTTTGATGTTGCAATGGATGGTTTGAGATATTGAGGTTGTTGTGTGCCAATGTTGCAAAAAATGATTTGAAATGCCAATTTTTTTATATTGCAAacaaatattttttatgttgcataAAGTGTTTTTTGGATGTTTCGTCACCTAATTTGCTGAGTTGCGATTCTTTGACAAAAAATGGAGATTTGGATTGGATGTTGCATGAAATATCACCATTTATTGCGGTGGGGATTTTTTTAGGATCTCTACAGTTGTTGTGTTTATGTTGCACAAAGATCTTGATATTGCAGTCTCCCTTTCTCTATATTGCCACGGACCATCCAATGTGAAATTTCCTATCAAACGTCCGGGTGTTTGTAGCGCCGATACAGTTGTTTGTATAGATAGATAGTGTTAGACACTGTAATATCTTTagttagaaaagaaaaatatagtGTAAGTAGTACATCATAGTATCTAACATTTGTAATATTACTAATATTACAAATGTTAGATACTACGATATCCTTagttagaaaagaaaaatagattGTTTTCAAAAATGAATGGACGAGAGTAGACAATTTTAATTAGATGTTGGCCCTGAATTTATCCAAAATTTCAATACTTATATCTCATATAGTAGCTGATAGTATGTGCGGGAGAACATACTGATGGACTCGTTTCTAATTTCTAACAAATCAGCAAACACTCGTGGCTTCCAGACCTGCATGTTTCGATGTTTTTTAGATTCTAACGTCAGCAAATActtgtggcattccacaacgcTAGCCACAAGTAAAGCTTTTGCTGATCCTCTTTTTCATGTGCTCAACTGCTCATACCCACTTCGGTACCCGTGTTCATCCCTGGTTCAGCCGCAAGAAAGCAAAAATCCCCTGACGCTAACAACCCGCAACCACTCATGCACGTACGTCGCGGAGACAAGACGACGCCACGGCGACCGAAAAGCCCAAACGCAACGCCTTCCAGCTGAAAACGGCAGGGGGACGCGTGAGAGCTGAGGCGCGATGCATGGGCACGTCCCCGTCATGGGAAGACGACTCCACAGAGAAGGGGAGAAAAAAACTCTCCACGATTTTCGCCGAGACACGCGAGGCGGCCGCCCGCTGGCGCCCATACAACTGTTCCGCCCGCCGCTGGCGCAATCATACCGGCGGAAGAAGAAGCCGTGGCCAACAGTCCAACACGGCCGCCGCGTCCGGCGGCCGGTCTGGAACGAGGCGAGCGATGCCAGGGCACTCCTGGCCAGGCACCGTCCCTTTCGATTGAAGTGTCGAGCGCACAGTTGCCATTCTGCTTGCCCACGTTTGCAGGGCCCGGCCTGCCCCAGCGTTCGCGGCAGGCGGCCTCGACGTAGCGCAGCTGGCATCGCCTGTAAAAAGCGGGGGGCGCCCGTAGTTGTTGGACTTGCTACGCGCCAGCGCAACCCGGCCGTGCGTTCGGTTTCCTGGCAGAACAGGAACGCATCGCGAGCTCGGCGAGGCGGATGCGTAGCGCGCGGCTCTACGCCTCTTGCGTAGGAGCGCACCACCATCGCCGTCGCGACGTCTCGCCCGTACACGTAGCGCGTCCCTTTCCGTCGAATGTAATGCGAGGCCATTTCTTTACCGGCATCATGGACCGCCGGGGTAAACATAATACGAGGAACCTTATCTTTTGGATCGGGTGCGGCGCCGGAGCTAGCCGTGCCTTTTAGCCTCTAGTCAGGTGAGTCGTCACAAAGGAGGGGGACGCACCATGCGAGATTGACGACGGTAGGTGCTGCCTGCTGGACGCCTGTCCATGCATGTTGGACGTTAGCCACTTTAGCCTAATCTCGGGGTCCCCCCATGAACGTTGTAAACAAACATCTCCGATAACTAACGATGATATAGGAGACGTGAAGCTCCAGCAATTCAGTTTCGCCACGTCGCGGCGCCGTTGAAAACGACAGTTCCCATCTCGTGTTGGCACGATAGCTCTTCGAAACCAAAATTGGCATCATAGTAGTTTGTTGTCTGAATCTCAGCAAACCGATCTCCAAACCATCAGATCAATTTTACAAACATTGTCAAATCTTTGATTGGACTTCACCACTGCGTAGATATCGTCGAGGCGATGAAATGCACCTGTGTAATGTCCAATTTAGAGCCCGGATGAAAGAGTTATGGCTCTGGCAAGATTTCACCCTGGGCAGgccagtcagaccggtttggatgggcggtctgaccggtttgaccaGCCTAATCCGAGTTAGGATTTGTATTTTGACACGGGATTTGTATAACCATCGACTCCTACTGGGGCAAccttcccaccctataaatataaagggccacagCCGATTGAGAGTAACCCAATCGAATCAAACAACTATGCATTTTATCATTTAAATCTAAATCTCTTCCAACCTCCATGTTGTTCGTCTACTTATCTCCACGATCAGAGATGGCGTTCTAGGCTTACTAGTCGACCTAGAGCACACCAGCGATGTCCATGCCCTGACGGGTCCTCCCGAGCAAGAGCTTCGACGgtctttgctagtttgctcgtaaactGGTCGTTTTTCGCCACGTAAGTATGCTGGTTATCCTTTTGCTGGTTTGCTCGTAAACCTAGCCGTCTTCCATCACGTAAGCATGGTAATTGTCCTCTGGAACGATCGACTCGAGCCAAATGCGAAACCGGTTTAACCGTGTTGCTGGACCAGTCTCACCGGTGTGTGCAACATTTTTTACTATTCAGTCTGTTTGCGAGGCGCGCGTTCTAGTGCTCTTGTGTGGGCCGGCTAGCTTTTCTTTTCGTGGACCACCGTGCCGGCTGTGCTTAGCTGGGACGCGCTCATGTCTGATCTAGTTCGGACACGCTAATACTACTAATCGATCACCGTACTGCACCCCGGATCTCGTCCGACCTGCCGGGTTTGTAGGTTTCCTGCCGAACATGACAAAGGGCCAGCCGCGTATTCCAGCGGTCCGGTCCAAACACAGCTCATGCTACTGTGTGTGTGAATATCTTATCATGACCAGTGAGATATCACGAGACCGTGACAGTAGCCGCCGGGAAACGGACGTGCCATTGGTGCACCGGACGTCGGACGAGAGCTAGAAGAGCCGGGGCGCCACACGAAACCGAAAAGCAGAGGATCACATGTTGCGCGTGGGGTTTCCGCTTTCTACCGGTGTGCCGCCCCCTTTTACTCTCCTCTTTTTTACCCGGATCTTCTTTCAACGTGGCCGGCAAAGGCAAATTCACAAAACCAGCCACCATTAACCGCGACCGCTAGAACGATCACCACGATGCGTCGATGGCAACATACATCAACTGCAAGTGGCCATTGCCGGAGGCAAAAACACTACTCAAACTGCGGATCATCAGTCATTACCACATGATTTTGTTAAGGAGACATGATCTCCCTCGTTAACGACACTTTGCGATTGCCACTCGCTAACTGGGACACGCATTCCCTGTATCTTCGCCGCCAGTCCCGCGCACGGCGGCACGCTCGCTACGAAATCACGCACCCAAATCTCTGATCCCCCACTAACCCCAATTCTCTAATCGCGCCTCGTACCGAACACCTGCCATGACATGCCACGTACCCGACGTGGCCACCCCAAACCTTTGGCCGCGGCGCGGATCTCTCTGGCCCGTGCGAGTGCGCGGGTTCCCACGACATGCGCTGACCGCCCACACGGGACGCGGCCCCGGCCGGCGCTCTGCCCGATGCGGGGGTAGGGCAGCGCGGGCTGCAGGCATAAAGGTAGCCGAGCGTTGGCGGCACGCGGCCGCTCCACGTTGTTCCGGAACTTTCCGTTCCGCCGTCTCGCGCCCGCCCTCGCGAACCGAGCACCACCGCCAGCGCGGAACGGAACCGGCGACGCGCTATTAATCCGGCCCACACAAGTCATCACTGCGAGCCAAGTATAGCAAGCGCGGAGGGCCGGAAAGGGGAAGGAGTGAGGGGGCGAGCGTGGAGTAGCTGTGGTGCGGTGGTGCCCGTCTATCTTGGGAGAGTGTTCGGTGtgtccggcggcgcggcgatggACCAGGCGGGGCGGCGCAAGAGCAGCCTGCGGTCGCAAGGGTCCGGCAAGTCCTCGTCGCGGCCGGGGTCAGGGGCGCTGGAGGAGGTCGTCGTGAAGATCGACGGGAACGGGAACGGGCAGGCCCCGTTCTCCTTCCACGgcgcggatggcggcggcgtgggcggcgggggAAGGGCGGGGAATGCGACCCCCAGCACCAACTCCACGGCGACCACGCCGCGGACGGCGAGCAGGCCGAGGTCGAGCGAGGCCAACTCGCCGCGGTCCCCGGCAAAGGTGTGGCGGGAGGGGAGCTACGAGTTCTGGAACAacgatggcgccggcggcgccgatggGCGGCCCGCCGCCACCGAGGCGTTCAGCTTCAAGAACCGCCCGCCTCAGTCGCCGTCGGATGCGCCGTCCCCTTCGCTGtctccgcagcagcagcagcagcaggcgagcgccgcggcggagggtggcggcgtGGACCCGCCCACACGGCTCATCGGGAACTTCCTCCGGAAGCAGGCCGCGTCCGGCGCCGAGAAGTCGCTCGACCTCGACCTGGAGATGGAGGAACTCGGGAGGACGGCGCAGCTGCGCGAGCAGCCGTCCTTCTCCAGCTCGCTCGAACGGGACGCGCGCGTCTCCTTCCAGGAGCCCCAGAAGCGGAACTCCGCGTCGTCGTTTTCCTCCGATTCCgacaccgacgacgacggccgaaagcgcggcggcggcgaagacgacGGCGAGGTGGTTCGCTGCACGTCCTCGTCCACTGCGGCGGGAGCGGGGCCGTTGCTGCGAGCCAAGACGCGCTCCCGGCTCATggacccgccgccgcagccacagCCGCCACCGGCATCGGCTCAGGCACCCGCCGCGACTCCTGTCATCGACGAGGAGCGGAGATCGTCAGGCTTGCGGACTCCTACAAAGTCCGGCCAGCTCTTCTCGAGGCTAATGTCCGGCAAAAAGTCCGGCCCCATGGGCAAGTCAGGTCcgatagaggaggaggaggacgacccATTCGCGGACGAGGACATCCCCGATGACTTCAAGCGTGGGAAGCTGGACGCGCTGACTGTCCTGCAGTGGCTCGGCTTATTCCTCGTCATCGCGGCATTGGTGTGCAGCCTCACCATAAAGATCTTGTCCGAGAAGAAGGTGGTTGGTTTGCACCTCTGGAAGTGGGAGCTCCTCGTGTTCGTGCTCATCTGCGGCCGTCTCGTCTCCGGATGGGTCATCAGGATTGCCGTGTTCGGCGTCGAGCGCAACTTCTTGCTGCGGAAGCGTGTGCTCTACTTTGTGTATGGCGTGCGCAGCGCCGTGCAGAACGCGCTCTGGCTCGGCCTGGTGCTCGCCTCTTGGCACTTCTTGTTCGACAAGAACGTCCAGCAGGAGACGAACTCTCCAGTGCTGCCCTACGTGACGAAGGTGCTATTCTGCTTCCTCGTTGCCACGCTCATCCGCCTTGTCAAGACATTGCTGCTCAAGGTGCTGGCCTCGTCCTTCCATGTCTCCACATATTTTGATCGGATTCAGGAGGCATTGTTCAACCAATATGTCATCGAGACACTATCTGGGCCACCTCTAGTGGATGAAAACCATGTGCTTCAGGAGGTTCATGAGCTCCAACGCGCAGGTGCAACCATACCAAAGGAGCTTCGTGATGCAGTGCCAACCAAGAATGTGTCTGGGCAAAGGAACATTCAGTTATCGGGGGTCATGCCTAAGGGAGAAGGCAGCAAGCAGTTGTCGAAGGAGAAAGGGGAAGGGATCTCTATTGACATGCTTCATAAGCTCAACCAGAAAAACGTCTCAGCTTGGAACATGAAGAGGTTGATGAGGATCGTTCGGTTTGGGACACTAGCAACTATGGATGAGCAGATACAGCAGGCAACAGGTGAGGGGGATGAATCAGCAACACAGATACGCAGTGAATATGAGGCAAAGATAGCTGCCAAGAGGATCTTTCACAATGTAGCAACGCCTGGCTCCAAgtaagtcttttttttttgttgttgtctAGGAAGATGGTCTTATCTCTTTGCTTGATGGTTTCAttagggcaaaaaaaaaaaattctgtcaGCATTATATAAACAACTATCGGTTGAAATAGAAAAATCAGGTTGTGGTTTGAAGTAATGGTGTGATTATTTCTTAAAGGTAGTACTATTGCAGTTGCTGCGATTGTGTGCTGAAGTTATTTAATGTTTAGTGCAACTAGGGTGAAGATGTTCAGAAAAAATATTAAACAGAGTGCTCTTGCTTTAATATTCCAAATGCTGAGGTTCATAGTGTAATGCTTACTCAAATTATTGATCTTGAATGTGTGAAACTTGCAGGTACATATACTTGTCAGATTTAATGAGATTCATGAGGAGGGAAGAGGCCATCAAAGCAATGGATCTTTTTGAAGGAGCACAGGAGCACAACAGGGTCAGCAAGAGGTCTCTCAAGAATTGGGTGGTAATAATCTTGTCCCTATATTTAGAAATATGAGGTTATCATGAGCTCCAAAGATGACTTCCTTAACACTGTTGTTTGGATTATTATGTAGGTGAATGCATTTAGAGAGCGCAAGGCTCTTGCCCTTACACTTAATGATACAAAAACTGCAGTGAACAAGCTGAACCAGATGGCTAACGTTGTTGTCGGGATCATTGTATTTGCACTCTGGCTTCTTATTCTGGGTATAGCGACAACCCATTTCTTTGTCTTCCTCAGTTCACAGCTTCTCTTGGCAGTTTTCGTATTTGGGAATACACTGAAGACAATTTTTGAGGCAATTGTCTTCTTGTTCGTGATGCATCCGTTTGATGTTGGTGATCGTTGTGAGATTGAAGATGTTCAGGTAGTTGTGATCTTCTTGCTCTTTGTCCACTGAATATTTTATCGCACTCATTCACTGACGTTGCACTACCTTGATTTCAGCTGGTTGTTGAGGAAATGAATATCATGACAACAGTGTTTCTCCGATATGATAACCTGAAGATCTATTATCCAAACAGTGTACTTGCCACCAAACCAATTATGAATTTTTACAGAAGTCCGGACATGGGAGACGCAATTGACTTTTCCATTCATGTTGCAACACCCGTGGAGAAACTGGCCCTCATGAAGGAACGCATATTACGGTATGTCTCAGTCTTTGTCAGTTTTGCTCAAACCAGACTTGCCAAGAGAGTCAACAATAGAGAGGGCCAGCCCGGTTATTTGAAAGAAGACTAAACAAAAACCTATCAAAATGAACATGTAAAAAATATAGTGTGAAGCCAACAAATGATTTGGTACTGGGATCGACGGTTCAATAGCTGTTTtgctgcttttcttttctt
Proteins encoded in this window:
- the LOC117866121 gene encoding mechanosensitive ion channel protein 5, translated to MDQAGRRKSSLRSQGSGKSSSRPGSGALEEVVVKIDGNGNGQAPFSFHGADGGGVGGGGRAGNATPSTNSTATTPRTASRPRSSEANSPRSPAKVWREGSYEFWNNDGAGGADGRPAATEAFSFKNRPPQSPSDAPSPSLSPQQQQQQASAAAEGGGVDPPTRLIGNFLRKQAASGAEKSLDLDLEMEELGRTAQLREQPSFSSSLERDARVSFQEPQKRNSASSFSSDSDTDDDGRKRGGGEDDGEVVRCTSSSTAAGAGPLLRAKTRSRLMDPPPQPQPPPASAQAPAATPVIDEERRSSGLRTPTKSGQLFSRLMSGKKSGPMGKSGPIEEEEDDPFADEDIPDDFKRGKLDALTVLQWLGLFLVIAALVCSLTIKILSEKKVVGLHLWKWELLVFVLICGRLVSGWVIRIAVFGVERNFLLRKRVLYFVYGVRSAVQNALWLGLVLASWHFLFDKNVQQETNSPVLPYVTKVLFCFLVATLIRLVKTLLLKVLASSFHVSTYFDRIQEALFNQYVIETLSGPPLVDENHVLQEVHELQRAGATIPKELRDAVPTKNVSGQRNIQLSGVMPKGEGSKQLSKEKGEGISIDMLHKLNQKNVSAWNMKRLMRIVRFGTLATMDEQIQQATGEGDESATQIRSEYEAKIAAKRIFHNVATPGSKYIYLSDLMRFMRREEAIKAMDLFEGAQEHNRVSKRSLKNWVVNAFRERKALALTLNDTKTAVNKLNQMANVVVGIIVFALWLLILGIATTHFFVFLSSQLLLAVFVFGNTLKTIFEAIVFLFVMHPFDVGDRCEIEDVQLVVEEMNIMTTVFLRYDNLKIYYPNSVLATKPIMNFYRSPDMGDAIDFSIHVATPVEKLALMKERILRYIDNKKEHWYPGAMIVLRDVDETNKLKVSIWFRHTLNFQDMGMRFVRRELVLQEMIRVLKDLEIEYRMLPLDVNVRNAPPIQSTRMPTTWSYS